One Brassica oleracea var. oleracea cultivar TO1000 chromosome C7, BOL, whole genome shotgun sequence genomic window carries:
- the LOC106305968 gene encoding eukaryotic translation initiation factor 5A-2-like isoform X2, with product MSDEEHHFESSDAGASKTYPQQAGNIRKGGHIVIKGRPCKVVEVSTSKTGKHGHAKCHFVAIDIFTAKKLEDIVPSSHNCDVPHVNRIDYQLIDISEDGFVSLLTDSGGTKDDLKLPTDDNLSALMKSGFEEGKDVVVSVMSSMGEEQICAVKEVGGGK from the exons ATGTCTGACGAAGAGCACCACTTCGAGTCCAGCGACGCCGGAGCTTCCAAAACCTACCCTCAGCAGGCTGGTAACATCCGCAAGGGTGGTCACATCGTCATCAAGGGCCGTCCCTGCAAG GTTGTTGAGGTTTCGACTTCGAAGACTGGGAAGCACGGTCACGCAAAGTGTCACTTTGTTGCTATTGACATCTTCACTGCTAAGAAGCTCGAGGATATTGTTCCCTCTTCCCACAATTGTGAT GTTCCCCATGTGAACCGTATTGACTACCAGTTGATTGATATCTCTGAGGATGGCTTT GTTAGCCTTTTGACCGACAGTGGTGGCACTAAGGATGACCTCAAGCTTCCCACCGATGATAATCTGAGCGCTCTG ATGAAGAGTGGATTCGAGGAGGGAAAGGATGTTGTGGTGTCTGTCATGTCTTCCATGGGAGAGGAGCAGATCTGTGCCGTCAAGGAAGTTGGTGGTGGCAAGTAA
- the LOC106304873 gene encoding protein UXT homolog codes for MDEGRQKDLQLLEEIIDKGLKQKLLQTIASRDKIFEEQKELSDLRKNLETLEKNGVNSLKTMVNLGSEVYMQAEVLDTRHIFMDVGLGFYVEFTRQEALDYIPKREELVKKQLEEVTKVIAQIKGRIKLAHHQIQQILNLPDENPSSHRQRAFQY; via the exons ATGGACGAGGGACGTCAAAAGGACTTGCAGTTGTTGGAGGAAATCATCGATAAAGGTCTTAAACAGAAGCTTCTACAAACAATTGCTTCACG GGACAAGATTTTTGAAGAGCAAAAAGAACT CTCTGACTTGCGGAAAAACCTAGAAACTCTGGAGAAAAATGGTGTAAATAGTCTCAAAACCATGGTCAACCTCGGTTCAGAAGTTTACATGCAAGCTGAAGT GCTAGATACAAGGCACATATTCATGGATGTAGGGCTCGGTTTCTATGTGGAGTTCACCCGGCAAGAAGCTCTTGACTATATTCCAAAAAGGGAGGAACTAGTTAAGAA ACAATTAGAAGAGGTAACTAAAGTTATTGCGCAGATCAAAGGGCGTATCAAGCTG GCTCATCACCAGATTCAGCAAATACTCAATCTTCCCGACGAGAATCCATCGTCACATCGGCAACGTGCGTTTCAGTACTAA
- the LOC106303907 gene encoding mediator of RNA polymerase II transcription subunit 10b, producing MDPAQNKSAAGIGGSNGTTTMGYQTNDGTATASEDSKENLNQVINSIQKTLGLLHQLHLTVSSFTPASQLHLLQRLNSLVSELNSMTKLSEKCNIQVPMEVLSLIDDGKNPDEFTRDVINSCVARNQVTKGKTDAFKDLRKHILEELEETFPDEVDKYREIRAASAAEAKRQVQSQSVLPNGDAKVKSEL from the exons ATGGATCCAGCACAGAACAAAAGCGCAGCAGGGATTGGTGGGAGCAATGGTACAACTACGATGGGATATCAAACCAATGATGGAACTGCAACTGCGTCTGAAGATTCAAAGGAGAATCTAAACCAAGTCATAAACTCGATTCAGAAGACTTTGGGGCTCCTTCATCAGTTACACCTTACTGTCTCTTCTTTCACACCTGCTTCTCAGCTTCATCTCCTCCAGCGCCT CAATTCTCTCGTGTCGGAGCTGAATAGCATGACTAAGTTGTCCGAGAAATGCAACATTCAAGTCCCCATGGAAGTTCTTAG CTTGATTGATGATGGGAAGAACCCGGACGAGTTTACAAGGGATGTTATTAATAGCTGCGTAGCCAGAAACCAAGTTACAAAGGGCAAGACTGATGCTTTCAAG GATTTGAGAAAACATATACTGGAGGAGCTTGAAGAGACTTTCCCTGATGAAGTTGATAAGTATAGAGAGATCCGTGCTGCTTCTGCCGCT GAAGCAAAACGGCAGGTACAATCGCAAAGTGTGTTACCCAATGGGGATGCCAAGGTCAAGAGCGAGCTATAA
- the LOC106304152 gene encoding vesicle transport v-SNARE 12 translates to MSEVFEGYERQYCELSTNLSRKCHSASLLSHGEEKKEKLVEIKSGMDEADVLIRKMDLEARSLQPSAKAVCLSKLREYKSDLNQLKKEFKRVSSPDANQSTREELMESGMADVHAVSADQSGRLAMSMERLDQSSDRIRESRRLMLETEEVGISVVENLSQQRQTLLHAHSKLQGVDDAIDKSKKVLTAMSRRMTRNKWIVGSVIVALILAIILIISYKLSH, encoded by the exons ATGAGCGAGGTATTTGAAGGGTACGAGCGACAGTACTGCGAGCTCTCAACCAATCTCTCCAGAAAATGTCATTCTGCTTCGCTTCTCTCCCACGGAG AAGAGAAGAAGGAGAAGCTTGTTGAGATTAAGTCTGGAATGGACGAAGCTGATGTCTTG ATCCGGAAAATGGATCTTGAGGCAAGAAGTTTGCAGCCGAGTGCTAAAGCTGTGTGCCTTTCTAAACTAAGAGAGTATAAATCTGATTTAAACCAATTGAAGAAAGAATTCAAACGAGTGTCTTCCCCAGATGCTAACCAATCTACACGTGAAGAACTGATGGAATCTGGAATGGCGGATGTGCATGCG GTATCAGCTGATCAGAGTGGGAGGTTGGCAATGTCAATGGAGAGGCTTGACCAATCAAGCGACAGAATCAGGGAGAGTAGAAGACTTATGCTGGAGACAGAAGAGGTTGGCATCTCAGTTGTTGAAAATCTCAGTCAGCAACGGCAAACCCTCCTTCACGCTCACTCTAAG CTTCAGGGTGTGGATGATGCCATTGACAAGAGCAAGAAAGTGTTGACTGCTATGTCTAGAAGAATGACGAGGAACAAATGGATCGTTGGTTCGGTCATCGTGGCTCTCATCCTCGCCATCATCTTGATCATCTCATACAAGCTTTCTCATTGA